One window from the genome of Pseudobdellovibrionaceae bacterium encodes:
- a CDS encoding M13 family metallopeptidase, translating to MKTKLSLIAFAASVILTGCLNSGKKVTAEKLYEGLSIPQQREFPLSQKVGACEDFHQYVCSEVENAFKLPDDRERWIFSFSDNAEKLLHAKKKFFENINDFKPKNKRGQQFKSTYTACMNTEEARKEEVAYVKEEVALLSKIQSWEELAQLSQARVDQGLEAFTYFGPIANKENPLLNDVFIVSDMRTLPERSYYTKADLMSEFKKILMEFFTTIGMDDVEKRAQFVLDFEKALALKAPLPSEIRGRFAEKREISREDFLAKYPNLMFERMLEQVPANIVLIDVVPETNEFINKALAESPLEQLKSVYAFHSLVDYLDDSYPEFFQKYFDFKHKFLGGPAVRSERHERCTKLVMGQFGMELDYELLDILFPHFPQDRAIKVGETVREAIIKGLENNTWLSDSTKEEAIKKIKFAKLHLVKPLKDKDWNFMPIKKYSDTEVYANARLYKKTRIEKVLSELKEPRNPDRWWMSPLYVNAYYSSSDNKFVLPQGILQFPFFSADLSDIENIAAIGTVVGHELGHGIDDKGSDYDFEGKVRKWFTDADLKTFKSRGAKFIKQFDKIGHDGKLTLGENIGDHVGITFSHDAAFAGVEKASKEDQQKFFVAYARMWCGVATPSYIERQLKTDPHALGKERINQQVIHHNGFYEAFGCTPKDKMYLAPKDRIRVW from the coding sequence GTGAAAACAAAGTTAAGTCTTATTGCATTTGCAGCAAGTGTCATTTTAACTGGGTGTTTAAATTCTGGAAAAAAGGTCACAGCAGAAAAACTATATGAAGGGTTATCTATCCCACAACAAAGAGAATTTCCTTTGAGCCAAAAGGTGGGAGCCTGTGAAGACTTCCATCAGTACGTGTGTTCTGAAGTTGAAAACGCATTTAAATTACCTGATGACAGAGAACGCTGGATATTTTCTTTTTCAGACAATGCAGAAAAACTGCTTCATGCTAAAAAGAAATTTTTTGAAAACATCAATGACTTTAAACCTAAAAATAAAAGAGGGCAGCAATTCAAAAGCACTTATACGGCTTGTATGAATACGGAAGAAGCAAGAAAAGAAGAGGTCGCTTATGTTAAAGAGGAAGTGGCTCTGTTAAGTAAAATCCAATCATGGGAAGAACTGGCTCAACTTTCTCAGGCTCGTGTGGATCAAGGTTTAGAGGCATTCACTTATTTTGGACCTATTGCCAACAAAGAAAATCCATTACTTAACGATGTGTTTATAGTTTCTGATATGCGAACACTTCCTGAGCGTAGTTATTATACAAAGGCTGACTTGATGTCAGAGTTTAAGAAAATTCTTATGGAATTTTTTACGACCATTGGTATGGACGATGTAGAAAAACGCGCCCAATTTGTTTTGGATTTTGAAAAGGCACTTGCGCTGAAGGCCCCTTTGCCCAGTGAGATCAGAGGACGTTTTGCTGAGAAAAGAGAAATTTCACGAGAAGACTTTTTAGCAAAATACCCTAACCTCATGTTTGAAAGAATGTTAGAGCAAGTCCCCGCAAATATTGTTCTCATAGATGTAGTCCCAGAGACCAACGAATTTATAAATAAAGCTTTAGCTGAATCACCTCTGGAGCAGCTTAAAAGCGTTTATGCGTTTCACAGCTTGGTGGATTATCTTGATGATTCCTATCCAGAATTTTTTCAAAAGTATTTTGATTTTAAGCATAAGTTTTTAGGAGGACCAGCGGTCAGATCAGAACGTCATGAGCGTTGTACTAAACTTGTGATGGGGCAGTTTGGTATGGAGTTGGATTATGAACTGTTAGATATCTTGTTTCCTCATTTTCCACAAGACCGTGCGATCAAAGTGGGTGAAACTGTCAGAGAAGCCATTATTAAAGGGCTTGAAAATAACACATGGCTTTCAGATTCCACAAAAGAAGAAGCCATTAAAAAGATTAAATTTGCTAAATTACACTTGGTAAAACCACTTAAGGATAAAGACTGGAACTTTATGCCCATTAAAAAGTACAGCGATACCGAAGTGTACGCCAATGCGAGACTCTATAAAAAGACTCGTATTGAAAAGGTCCTATCGGAACTTAAAGAACCTAGAAATCCAGACCGTTGGTGGATGTCGCCTCTTTATGTGAATGCGTACTATTCTTCGTCTGACAATAAATTTGTCTTGCCCCAAGGTATTCTACAGTTTCCTTTCTTTTCAGCAGATTTAAGTGACATCGAAAATATCGCTGCGATTGGAACAGTAGTAGGGCATGAGTTGGGCCATGGTATTGATGATAAAGGGTCAGACTATGACTTTGAGGGTAAGGTGCGAAAGTGGTTTACAGATGCAGACCTTAAAACATTTAAGAGTCGTGGAGCGAAGTTTATTAAACAATTTGATAAGATTGGACACGACGGTAAGCTGACTTTAGGTGAAAATATTGGAGATCATGTGGGGATCACCTTCTCTCATGATGCTGCGTTTGCAGGAGTGGAAAAGGCCTCTAAAGAAGACCAGCAAAAATTCTTTGTGGCTTATGCAAGGATGTGGTGTGGTGTTGCCACTCCATCTTATATTGAACGCCAACTTAAAACTGATCCTCATGCTTTAGGCAAAGAAAGAATCAACCAACAAGTGATCCACCACAACGGGTTTTATGAGGCCTTTGGATGCACACCTAAAGATAAAATGTATTTAGCACCAAAAGACAGAATACGAGTTTGGTAA
- the thiM gene encoding hydroxyethylthiazole kinase translates to MNSSVSRYNALHCVRTTHPLVHNITNYVVMNWTANCLLAVGASPLMSHALEEQEAMTQICHALVINIGTLDAPWAASMKAAMCSAYKNDKPIIFDPVGAGASAFRTQTCMSLLRSTSPTVIRGNASEILALAGHSYTSRGVDSNEDSAAAIEAAKKLAQEFQCVVCVSGHIDYIVSAKHIACVHNGHEMMTRVTGMGCAATALIGAFVALQPDSVFEAVQSAMVVTGVAGELALHHSHGPGTFQIHYLDALHNLTEKSLTRMQRITYESF, encoded by the coding sequence ATGAATTCCTCTGTCTCTAGATACAATGCTTTACATTGTGTGCGCACCACACATCCCTTGGTTCACAACATCACCAACTATGTGGTTATGAACTGGACGGCGAATTGTCTTCTGGCCGTGGGAGCCTCACCTCTTATGTCTCACGCCTTAGAAGAACAAGAAGCCATGACTCAGATTTGCCACGCACTGGTCATCAATATTGGAACGCTTGATGCACCTTGGGCTGCAAGTATGAAGGCGGCCATGTGCTCCGCTTACAAAAATGATAAACCGATCATCTTTGACCCCGTTGGCGCGGGGGCTTCTGCATTTAGAACTCAAACCTGTATGTCGTTACTTCGCTCAACTTCTCCCACGGTCATCCGTGGCAATGCTTCAGAAATACTGGCCTTAGCGGGACACTCATATACAAGCAGAGGTGTGGATAGCAATGAAGACTCAGCCGCCGCGATTGAGGCTGCAAAAAAGCTGGCCCAAGAATTTCAATGCGTGGTGTGTGTGAGTGGACACATAGACTACATTGTCAGCGCTAAACATATTGCCTGTGTGCACAATGGCCACGAGATGATGACTCGTGTGACAGGCATGGGATGCGCTGCCACAGCACTGATTGGGGCCTTCGTCGCCTTACAACCAGATTCTGTCTTTGAGGCTGTCCAGTCTGCTATGGTAGTCACTGGTGTGGCTGGTGAGCTTGCCCTACACCACAGTCACGGACCTGGAACTTTTCAAATTCATTATTTAGATGCCTTACATAATTTAACAGAAAAGTCTCTGACACGGATGCAAAGGATCACTTATGAATCCTTTTAA
- the thiE gene encoding thiamine phosphate synthase — MNPFNSAQPFLYLVLDQDYCLHHSAFDVAHMALQAGVKAVQIRSKTLSPLKFLKLAETIKPLCQNVGVPLIINDDLDVALDVQADGLHLGQKDTSPFKARELFDRKMFIGLSISSLQEAKDAQGSPIDYLGIGPLWHTQTKAITPLTSLNEFKNICNLFPDKPHIAIGGIHTHNISTVKNLGASGIAVVSAICSAPDPYAATLELLGVLNHDTF, encoded by the coding sequence ATGAATCCTTTTAATTCTGCGCAGCCTTTTTTGTATCTTGTTTTGGACCAAGACTATTGCTTACATCACTCTGCCTTTGATGTGGCACACATGGCGCTTCAAGCTGGGGTGAAAGCCGTGCAAATCCGTTCAAAGACTTTATCACCTTTAAAATTTTTAAAACTTGCTGAGACCATTAAACCCCTCTGTCAGAACGTAGGAGTACCCTTGATTATCAATGATGATTTAGATGTGGCTTTAGACGTTCAGGCTGATGGACTACATTTAGGACAGAAAGACACTTCCCCTTTTAAAGCACGAGAACTTTTTGATAGGAAAATGTTTATTGGTCTTTCTATTTCTAGCTTACAAGAAGCCAAAGACGCTCAGGGTTCGCCTATTGACTATTTGGGTATAGGACCTTTGTGGCACACACAAACAAAAGCCATCACACCTCTGACTTCATTAAATGAGTTTAAAAATATCTGCAACCTCTTTCCAGATAAACCTCATATCGCTATCGGTGGCATTCACACGCATAATATTTCTACCGTCAAAAATTTAGGGGCATCAGGCATTGCTGTTGTCTCTGCGATCTGTAGCGCACCAGACCCTTATGCAGCCACACTAGAATTATTAGGAGTCTTAAATCATGATACTTTCTGA
- the thiL gene encoding thiamine-phosphate kinase, with the protein MILSDIGELNLISLLSSELKQTLPSQYVGIGDDAAVIPLSHTHSLVITTDLLTENVHFLKHLISPKDLGHKSLAVNLSDIAAMGGVPQSAFISLALPISTSVEWVKEVYQGVSELAQKHNVLILGGDTTKSPKGIVINITLVGTIKTSQCKLRSQAQIGDIICVTGHLGDSAAGLRLLLETPSSKVTTDAALIQTTSPFARDTRPTPFTDTDQTHKDRSITRTNYKSSLIQQHIRPYPFIHESQWLAQHPDVHAMMDLSDGLHLDLPKILEQSSCGAEIELSHLPLSKALISVAQEYGWDKFELALSGGEDYCLLLTVAPENFATLVEGYNKKFNTSLWPIGKILPQTLSLTYTYQNKPHPISLKGFEHFK; encoded by the coding sequence ATGATACTTTCTGATATTGGTGAATTGAATTTGATTTCGCTTTTAAGTTCTGAACTTAAGCAGACTTTACCCTCTCAGTATGTAGGCATAGGTGATGATGCTGCCGTTATTCCCTTAAGTCACACACATTCTCTTGTTATAACTACTGATCTTCTGACTGAGAACGTTCACTTTTTAAAACACCTGATCTCACCCAAAGACCTTGGGCATAAATCCCTTGCCGTCAATCTGAGTGATATCGCCGCAATGGGTGGAGTGCCACAATCTGCTTTCATTTCTTTAGCACTCCCCATTTCCACTTCTGTAGAGTGGGTCAAAGAGGTTTACCAAGGAGTCTCTGAACTTGCTCAAAAGCATAACGTTTTAATTTTAGGTGGCGACACGACCAAATCACCCAAAGGCATCGTGATCAACATTACACTTGTGGGAACTATCAAAACTTCACAATGTAAGTTGCGCAGCCAAGCCCAAATCGGGGATATTATTTGTGTTACAGGTCATTTAGGGGATTCCGCCGCAGGACTAAGACTGCTATTAGAAACCCCATCCTCAAAAGTCACAACAGATGCTGCCCTCATACAAACAACCTCACCCTTCGCACGCGATACCCGACCCACACCATTTACTGATACTGATCAGACACACAAAGACAGATCCATAACAAGAACAAATTATAAATCATCTTTGATACAGCAACATATACGCCCCTATCCTTTTATCCATGAGAGTCAGTGGTTAGCTCAACATCCTGATGTACACGCCATGATGGATCTTTCTGATGGGCTGCATTTAGATTTACCTAAAATTCTTGAGCAGTCCTCTTGCGGAGCAGAGATAGAACTGAGTCATCTACCACTTTCAAAAGCTTTAATCTCTGTAGCACAAGAATATGGTTGGGATAAATTTGAGTTGGCTCTGTCAGGAGGTGAAGATTACTGTTTACTTTTGACTGTGGCTCCAGAAAATTTTGCTACATTAGTTGAAGGCTATAATAAAAAATTCAACACCTCATTGTGGCCTATCGGAAAAATTCTACCTCAAACCTTATCCCTGACTTACACCTACCAAAATAAACCCCACCCCATCTCGCTCAAAGGATTTGAGCACTTTAAATAA
- the thiD gene encoding bifunctional hydroxymethylpyrimidine kinase/phosphomethylpyrimidine kinase, producing the protein MTTRRYLTALTIAGSDSGGGAGIQADLKTFSAIGIYGMSVLTALTAQNTKQVTAIYDVSSRFVTEQIDTVFEDMTIDAVKIGMLQRTDIIDVVADRLIFYKPTHIVIDPVMVAKSKDLLLEPSAVSTLKQRLLPLATLLTPNIPEAEVLLNMKISSTQDMAQAALLLLELGPEAVVMKGGHLDDPLAHDLLLTKAAPHSPQWISTPRIHTLNTHGTGCTFSSAMTAYLASGLSIERAFFHAKDFISKAIQNGSKLRLGHGHGPVCHFENLKSI; encoded by the coding sequence ATGACCACTCGGCGATACCTCACCGCATTGACCATTGCAGGCTCAGACTCTGGAGGGGGCGCAGGCATTCAGGCTGATTTAAAAACTTTTTCTGCGATAGGTATATATGGAATGTCTGTTCTTACGGCTTTAACCGCTCAAAACACAAAACAGGTCACCGCTATTTATGATGTCAGTTCCAGATTTGTCACAGAACAAATCGACACTGTTTTTGAAGACATGACCATTGATGCTGTTAAAATTGGAATGTTACAAAGAACAGACATCATTGATGTGGTTGCGGATCGTCTTATATTTTATAAGCCAACACACATCGTGATCGATCCCGTGATGGTTGCCAAAAGCAAAGACCTTTTACTTGAGCCTTCTGCCGTTAGCACACTGAAACAACGACTCTTACCGCTTGCTACTCTTCTTACTCCCAATATTCCCGAAGCAGAAGTGTTATTAAATATGAAGATCTCTTCTACGCAAGACATGGCTCAAGCGGCTCTTTTATTACTGGAACTTGGGCCCGAAGCTGTTGTGATGAAAGGCGGTCATTTAGACGACCCGTTGGCCCACGATCTGCTGCTGACCAAGGCAGCGCCCCACTCGCCACAATGGATAAGTACTCCAAGAATACACACTCTCAATACACATGGTACTGGGTGCACATTTTCGTCTGCCATGACTGCGTATCTGGCAAGTGGCCTCAGTATTGAAAGGGCTTTTTTTCACGCTAAGGATTTTATTTCTAAAGCCATTCAAAACGGATCAAAGTTAAGACTGGGCCACGGGCATGGTCCTGTCTGTCACTTTGAAAATTTAAAATCTATTTAG
- a CDS encoding cell wall hydrolase, with protein MKWIFVITVLFNYSVFANENEEFIEEGSTTRAIQQCEPIIATSKSNNKRVKAEKCFYGFGGIGFDPNNPPVFYYVGDKEVEEEDFLRNYTEQAQLSPEEANKYKCDGKSGDDLQCLICNCYFETGADGNTRKNISHEERVMVAKVVTSRVLNPSFANSVCGVVHERSASGRAQFSWIRLWNDNCADGTQNCKNEDASDPNHKINTVLAPPTQHDNSPKGKLIRSCTQAAKEALRDRKKYFASYYLTPGAEQDSAWAKSCREMYKTLNNRVAAGPSGNSLSHVFYKACSEDELNLADGLQQPSIPFPHPRPRPNPRTQSGTN; from the coding sequence ATGAAATGGATATTTGTTATTACGGTTCTCTTTAATTACAGCGTTTTTGCAAATGAAAACGAAGAGTTCATCGAAGAGGGAAGCACAACAAGAGCCATCCAGCAATGTGAACCGATTATTGCTACTAGTAAAAGTAACAATAAAAGGGTAAAGGCTGAAAAGTGTTTTTATGGTTTTGGAGGCATTGGCTTTGATCCCAATAACCCTCCTGTTTTTTATTATGTGGGTGACAAGGAAGTCGAAGAAGAGGACTTTTTAAGAAATTACACAGAGCAAGCCCAACTCTCGCCTGAAGAGGCCAATAAATATAAATGTGATGGCAAGTCAGGTGACGATCTACAGTGCCTCATCTGTAACTGTTATTTTGAGACAGGTGCCGATGGCAACACAAGAAAAAATATCAGTCACGAAGAACGTGTTATGGTGGCTAAAGTGGTCACTTCACGGGTTTTAAATCCAAGTTTTGCCAATAGTGTGTGTGGTGTTGTGCACGAGAGAAGTGCTTCTGGAAGAGCCCAGTTCAGCTGGATTAGACTTTGGAATGACAACTGTGCAGATGGGACTCAAAACTGTAAAAACGAAGATGCTTCAGACCCGAACCATAAGATCAATACTGTCTTAGCGCCACCTACACAACATGACAACTCGCCTAAAGGTAAATTGATTCGTAGCTGTACCCAAGCAGCTAAAGAAGCTTTAAGAGACAGAAAAAAGTACTTTGCTTCTTACTACCTGACACCAGGTGCAGAGCAAGATTCAGCTTGGGCGAAGTCTTGTCGAGAAATGTATAAAACATTGAATAACAGAGTTGCGGCTGGCCCATCTGGAAACAGTTTATCCCATGTTTTTTATAAAGCATGCAGTGAGGACGAATTAAATTTAGCTGATGGACTACAACAGCCTTCAATTCCGTTTCCGCACCCACGTCCAAGACCCAACCCTAGAACTCAGAGCGGAACAAACTAA
- a CDS encoding arsenate reductase family protein, with amino-acid sequence MALKVYEYKNCSTCQKAKKWLENNDIAYTALPIVEQPPSLQELKTMLSHIRERGGDLKHLFNTSGEQYRMLKVSDKLKAGMSESEALKLLSKNGKLIKRPFVLAKGKGTVGFKEDVWSEIF; translated from the coding sequence ATGGCACTTAAAGTTTATGAATACAAAAATTGTAGCACCTGTCAGAAGGCTAAAAAGTGGCTAGAAAATAATGATATTGCTTATACGGCTTTACCTATTGTAGAGCAGCCACCCTCCTTGCAAGAGCTAAAAACAATGCTTTCACACATCAGAGAGCGGGGTGGAGACCTAAAACATCTCTTCAATACTTCGGGCGAGCAGTACCGAATGTTGAAAGTCTCTGACAAACTTAAGGCGGGGATGAGTGAGTCTGAAGCTCTAAAGCTTTTGTCCAAAAATGGCAAATTGATCAAACGTCCCTTCGTGCTTGCAAAGGGCAAAGGCACTGTAGGCTTTAAAGAGGACGTTTGGAGTGAAATTTTCTAA
- the sppA gene encoding signal peptide peptidase SppA — MRDMFKYIVATVIGSIVGLFFCFMFFVIIVAGIFSYMGQMSSKGVSKIEDQSVLVLNFQQPLRERRDEWSYLLGTFHAPTLRQVTQAIDYAAQDSKINGIYLDLSSTAPLGWSTTKAVREALEKFKLSSKFIYAYGDYYTEGTYYLASVADKVFMHPKGEFAWDGIATVPMFYKRLFEKLGVKPVIFRVGKYKSAVEPFIQTEMSEASRIQVSALVDDLWQELISAVTTSRKLDPQDVEKMAEHLEVRTAEEALEKGMIDGLKLRSEIFEEFLIVKANDEIKKKDYDRLVGLSRYLMANKGDMFDDMGSPAELFQVSKTSEDKTEDVIALIQVEGVIMPGKSNEETTGSDDIVSQIQKAKYDKNVKGVIVRVNSPGGSALASDVIWSEIKRLREIKPVYASFGDVAASGGYYVGVAAEKIYAHPNTITGSIGVYSVLMDVQKGANEKLGLSFDRVVSHPYADRGSAVRTMSPQEVHFFQEDTNRVYRRFIEVVQSGREMDTYQDVHNIAQGRVWSGTQAKQIGLVDELGNLEDAIATLAEELKITDSYRVKEMRSEMSFGFLFSGMIHYSFLQKLPEEMKIFAQTLLNKNATYQPVKEADRVWAIAPALQIR; from the coding sequence ATGAGAGACATGTTTAAATACATCGTGGCCACAGTCATCGGCTCTATTGTGGGTCTGTTTTTCTGTTTTATGTTCTTTGTGATTATTGTTGCTGGGATTTTTTCATATATGGGCCAGATGTCATCCAAAGGCGTTTCAAAGATTGAAGATCAAAGTGTATTGGTGCTCAATTTCCAACAGCCTCTTCGTGAACGTAGAGATGAGTGGTCTTATCTCCTTGGGACGTTCCACGCTCCAACTCTAAGACAGGTGACCCAAGCTATCGACTATGCAGCCCAAGATAGCAAGATCAATGGAATTTACTTGGATTTAAGTTCAACAGCCCCTTTGGGATGGAGTACAACAAAGGCCGTTCGTGAAGCTCTTGAGAAATTTAAATTATCCTCAAAATTTATTTATGCTTACGGGGATTATTACACTGAAGGCACTTATTATCTGGCTTCTGTTGCGGATAAAGTTTTTATGCACCCCAAAGGTGAATTTGCTTGGGATGGGATTGCAACAGTGCCTATGTTTTACAAAAGATTATTTGAAAAGTTGGGCGTAAAACCCGTGATCTTTAGAGTGGGCAAATACAAGTCTGCCGTTGAACCTTTTATTCAAACTGAGATGAGTGAAGCCAGCCGCATACAAGTGTCGGCTTTGGTGGATGATCTATGGCAAGAGCTCATTTCGGCTGTAACTACATCCAGAAAATTGGACCCGCAAGATGTAGAGAAAATGGCGGAGCATCTTGAAGTGCGCACGGCTGAAGAGGCCCTAGAAAAAGGAATGATTGATGGTTTAAAACTAAGATCAGAAATTTTTGAAGAGTTTTTGATTGTAAAAGCTAACGATGAAATCAAGAAAAAAGATTATGATCGTCTTGTGGGACTGAGCAGATATTTGATGGCGAACAAAGGGGATATGTTTGATGACATGGGCTCCCCTGCAGAACTGTTTCAGGTTTCCAAAACAAGTGAGGATAAGACCGAAGATGTCATTGCATTGATCCAGGTTGAGGGTGTGATCATGCCTGGCAAAAGCAACGAAGAGACGACGGGCTCTGATGATATTGTCAGCCAAATTCAAAAAGCTAAATACGACAAGAACGTAAAGGGTGTCATCGTTCGGGTAAATAGCCCTGGTGGCAGTGCCTTAGCTTCAGATGTGATCTGGTCTGAGATTAAAAGACTAAGAGAGATCAAGCCCGTGTACGCGTCCTTTGGTGATGTGGCGGCTTCAGGTGGATACTATGTGGGTGTAGCTGCTGAAAAGATTTATGCGCACCCCAATACCATTACGGGTTCAATTGGTGTGTACAGCGTGCTGATGGATGTGCAAAAAGGGGCCAATGAAAAATTGGGTCTAAGTTTTGATAGGGTCGTGAGCCACCCTTATGCAGATCGAGGTTCAGCTGTGCGTACGATGTCACCGCAAGAGGTTCATTTTTTCCAAGAAGACACTAATCGTGTTTACAGAAGATTTATTGAAGTGGTGCAGTCAGGGCGCGAGATGGATACATATCAAGATGTTCACAATATTGCTCAGGGACGTGTCTGGTCAGGAACACAAGCCAAACAGATTGGCCTTGTGGATGAGTTGGGGAACCTAGAGGATGCCATAGCCACCTTAGCCGAAGAGTTAAAGATCACCGACAGTTACAGAGTCAAAGAGATGAGATCAGAGATGAGTTTTGGTTTCCTATTTTCTGGAATGATTCACTATTCTTTTCTTCAAAAGTTACCTGAAGAAATGAAAATTTTTGCTCAAACTTTGCTCAATAAAAATGCAACTTACCAACCCGTCAAAGAGGCGGATCGAGTTTGGGCTATAGCCCCTGCTTTACAGATTAGATAA
- the serS gene encoding serine--tRNA ligase: MLPREVYKQNLSHRGADPSAVDKILEMNEARKKKVFEADTQKAELNAISKQVAELKKNKQDASDIISKTQEISKAVKALMQEADELDQKLKYELSIIPNQCAKEVPVGKSEEDNQLVKEWGAKPEFAFKPLEHYVLGEKNGTMDFTKAGQVTGARFAFLKGGAAKLERALIQLMLDTHATEHGYEEFVPPFMVNSDSLYGTSNLPKFKEDLFKLEGFDYFLIPTAEVPLTNYHREEILDEAQLPKLFTAYTPCFRSEAGSYGRDTKGLIRQHQFNKVELVKICHPEESEAQHEKLLSEAESILQKLELHYQVVSLCTGDISFGAQKCYDINVWLPGQNAYREISSCSNFGSFQARRAGIRFRSKDPKAKPQFCHTLNGSGLAVGRTLIAIYENYQNEDGSITVPKVLRPYLNGLERI; the protein is encoded by the coding sequence ATGCTTCCAAGAGAAGTTTATAAGCAAAATCTGTCCCATAGAGGTGCTGATCCTAGTGCTGTGGATAAAATTCTTGAGATGAATGAGGCTCGTAAGAAAAAAGTATTTGAAGCGGATACGCAAAAAGCAGAACTCAATGCGATCAGTAAGCAGGTGGCAGAGCTAAAGAAAAATAAACAAGATGCTTCAGACATCATCAGTAAGACCCAAGAGATATCCAAAGCCGTAAAAGCTTTAATGCAAGAAGCGGATGAATTAGATCAAAAACTTAAATACGAGTTATCGATCATTCCCAATCAGTGTGCCAAAGAAGTCCCAGTGGGCAAATCCGAAGAAGACAACCAGCTTGTAAAAGAATGGGGAGCCAAACCAGAGTTTGCATTTAAACCTCTTGAGCATTATGTGCTTGGAGAAAAAAATGGAACCATGGATTTCACTAAAGCAGGACAAGTCACAGGTGCTAGATTTGCGTTTTTAAAAGGTGGTGCGGCTAAGCTTGAAAGAGCCTTGATTCAATTGATGCTAGATACTCATGCCACAGAACACGGATACGAAGAATTTGTCCCACCTTTTATGGTGAATTCAGACAGTCTGTATGGAACTAGTAATTTACCAAAGTTTAAAGAGGATTTGTTTAAGCTAGAGGGGTTTGATTATTTTCTGATCCCCACAGCTGAAGTTCCACTGACGAATTACCATCGAGAAGAAATTTTAGATGAAGCCCAACTGCCAAAATTGTTTACGGCGTACACTCCTTGCTTCAGATCTGAAGCGGGAAGTTACGGGCGAGACACAAAGGGTTTAATCAGACAGCATCAGTTTAATAAAGTAGAGCTTGTTAAAATTTGTCATCCCGAAGAATCAGAAGCTCAGCATGAAAAGCTTCTTAGCGAAGCCGAAAGCATTTTGCAAAAGTTAGAGTTGCACTATCAAGTGGTGAGTTTGTGCACAGGCGACATTAGTTTTGGTGCGCAAAAATGTTATGATATCAACGTATGGCTGCCAGGACAGAATGCGTATCGTGAAATCAGTTCGTGTTCTAATTTTGGTTCTTTCCAGGCACGCAGAGCAGGAATTAGATTTAGGTCTAAAGACCCTAAAGCGAAACCTCAGTTTTGCCACACACTAAATGGTTCTGGGCTTGCCGTGGGCAGAACTTTGATTGCTATCTATGAAAATTATCAAAATGAGGACGGAAGTATTACCGTTCCAAAAGTTTTAAGGCCATACTTAAATGGGCTTGAGCGCATCTAA